A stretch of the Cervus canadensis isolate Bull #8, Minnesota chromosome 16, ASM1932006v1, whole genome shotgun sequence genome encodes the following:
- the LOC122454429 gene encoding mitochondrial import receptor subunit TOM20 homolog, which yields MMVGRNSAIAAGVCGALFIGYCIYFDRKRRSDPNFKNRLRERRKKQKLAKERAGLSKLPDLKDAEAVQKFFLEEIQLGEELLAQGEYEKGVDHLTNAIAVCGQPQQLLQVLQQTLPPPVFQMLLTKLPTINQRIVSAQSLAEDDVE from the coding sequence ATGATGGTGGGCCGGAACAGCGCCATCGCCGCCGGCGTGTGCGGGGCCCTTTTCATAGGTTACTGCATTTATTTCGACCGCAAGAGACGGAGTGACCCCAACTTCAAGAACAGGCTGCGAGAacgaagaaagaaacaaaagcttgCCAAGGAGAGAGCTGGGCTTTCCAAGTTACCTGACCTTAAAGATGCTGAAGCCGTTCAGAAATTCTTTCTAGAAGAAATACAACTTGGTGAAGAATTACTAGCTCAAGGTGAATATGAGAAGGGTGTGGACCATCTGACAAATGCAATTGCTGTGTGTGGACAGCCACAGCAGTTACTGCAAGTGTTGCAACAAACTCTTCCACCACCAGTGTTCCAGATGCTTCTGACTAAGCTCCCAACAATTAATCAGAGAATTGTAAGTGCTCAGAGCTTGGCTGAAGATGATGTGGAATAA